One genomic region from Magallana gigas chromosome 3, xbMagGiga1.1, whole genome shotgun sequence encodes:
- the LOC105319302 gene encoding uncharacterized protein encodes MGPRIMTSEEKAAKETEEILADDPPDYSDQDMCVNQNQDDNPKRKGSIWQTAKNKIKITPKDATPVDWKLIGLVFISMFTSSFSLTFLFPFLPEMILFFGYQETEKGYYAGLVASMVFAGRSVGSFFWGWLSDRMGRRPVILMTIFGNGLCCLLFGLTVNLPMALVTRFLAGLANGTVGIAKTILYEISDDSNQAIGMSILSMSWGAGIIVGPAVGGLLATPVKKHPSVFLQGGLFDQFPYLLPSLLVGGACFVVLVVDFFLLPETSQRKQKEVDVEVGEQNEELEKLAPESQQAKTTSPNGKISMSAEDLYCHTERAVYEVKLYQSCQELHKSHGTNMAAIRPRSVSESGAMLTDEKLTIEVEVKEKKSFLDKMKNTTLFRIFSMPDCTKAIFLYTIFSFSAIGFEEIFTVWASTKPLYDGLGFESDEIGMVLGIASVPMLVLNLFIYPFLNRLFGTKKTFIICGFLNGVMMTVTPMLHLLQSSSPSLLWTLLLVLIIPQKIMTSCSFTATSLFINNSSPAHMAGSVNGIAMTATAIARTLAPTIGGSVFAWSISSSLGPPFDVNIAFFMFGLILWGTSVYSIFIPESLNKKRVESK; translated from the exons ATGGGACCAAGAATCATGACATCAGAAGAAAAGGCTGCCAAAGAAACAGAGGAGATTCTTGCTGATGATCCTCCAGATTATAGTGATCAAGATATGTGTGTCAACCAAAATCAAGATGATAATCCAAAAAGGAAAGGCTCCATATGGCAGacagcaaaaaacaaaattaaaataacgcCAAAAGATGCCACGCCCGTTGACTGGAAGCTGATTGGTCTGGTCTTCATATCAATG ttcacCAGCTCATTCAGTCTTACATTCCTATTCCCATTCTTGCCAGAAATGATTCTG TTTTTTGGTTACCAAGAGACAGAGAAAGGTTACTATGCGGGGTTGGTAGCGTCCATGGTGTTTGCTGGCCGATCAGTCGGAAG CTTTTTCTGGGGCTGGCTGTCGGACAGGATGGGGCGGAGACCGGTGATCCTGATGACCATATTTGGGAATGGCTTGTGTTGCTTGTTATTTGGACTGACAGTCAATCTACCTATGGCTCTTGTCACCAGATTTCTGGCTGGATTGGCAAATG GTACTGTTGGCATTGCTAAAACCATTCTGTACGAGATATCTGATGACTCAAATCAGGCCATTGGAATGTCAATCCTGTCGATGTCATGGGGAGCTGGGATTATTGTTGGACCGGCTGTAGGGG gtctgtTGGCCACACCTGTGAAGAAGCACCCCTCTGTGTTTCTCCAGGGAGGGTTGTTTGATCAGTTTCCCTACCTCTTGCCCAGCCTACTTGTGGGAGGGGCCTGCTTTGTGGTTTTAGTGGTGGATTTTTTCCTTTTACCAGAGACAAGTCAAAGAAA ACAAAAAGAAGTGGATGTTGAGGTTGGGGAACAAAATGAGGAATTAGAGAAACTGGCTCCAGAATCTCAACAAGCCAAAACTACCTCGCCCAATGGGAAAATCTCCATGTCAGCAGAAGACCTGTACTGTCACACAGAAAGAGCAGTGTATGAGGTCAAACTGTACCAGTCCTGTCAGGAGCTACACAAGTCACATGGTACAAACATGGCCGCCATCAGACCAAGGTCAGTCTCTGAAAGTGGGGCTATGCTGACAGACGAGAAATTGACCATTGAAGTAGAAGTGAAAGAGAAGAAGAGCTTTCTAGATAAAATGAAGAACACCACTTTGTTTAGAATATTCAG TATGCCAGATTGCACGAAGGCCATTTTCCTGTATACCATATTCTCTTTCTCTGCCATTggttttgaagaaatttttacAGTTTGGGCATCAACCAAACCACTTTAtg ATGGACTGGGCTTCGAGTCTGATGAGATAGGCATGGTGCTTGGGATTGCCTCTGTCCCTATGCTGGTTCTAAATCTCTTCATCTATCCATTCCTCAACAGACTCTTTGGAACCAAAAAG ACATTCATCATCTGTGGTTTTTTGAATGGAGTGATGATGACTGTAACTCCCATGTTACATCTCCTCCAGTCAAG TTCCCCCTCCTTATTATGGACACTTCTGTTGGTGCTCATCATTCCCCAGAAGATTATGACCAGCTGTTCATTTACTGCAACATCGTTGTTTATAAACAATTCGTCTCCGGCTCACATGGCAGGGTCCGTTAACGGCATCGCCATGACAGCCACAGCTATAGCCAG GACTCTGGCTCCCACCATAGGAGGTAGTGTTTTTGCCTGGTCCATCAGTAGCAGTTTAGGACCACCATTTGATGTGAACATCGCCTTCTTTATGTTTGGTTTGATTCTGTGGGGTACTAGCGTGTACAGTATATTCATCCCTGAGTCTCTTAATAAAAAGagagttgaatcaaaatga